The genomic interval ATGCGACTTTAGCTGCAATACAAGTTTTAAAACTTGATGCTGAATTATACGCTGCTACCAAAAAGCATATTGCTAATTCGAATGCTTCCCCTTTTATGTTTTTTCTTGCTATTTATTACCTTCTACTGCAAAAAATTACCGGCAATAATGATATTATTATTGGTACTGACATGATGGGAAGAAGGGATGTTGAATTAATGAAAATAGTCGGAACTTTTGTTAATCTCTTACCGCTAAGAATGAGCATAAACGAGGAAGATTCTTTTGATGAGTTTCTAGAGCAGGTGAAAGAGTGCGTAATGGAGGCTGTTGATAATCAGGATTTCCAGCTTGGAAGTATTATTGAAGGGTTAAGATCTCAAAAACAGCTATCGGATAAACTAATAAATGTGCACTTTTCCTTTCCGAATCTTACACAAGCTAGTACTAATCCAGGATCAATTGGTTTTATTCCTATTCGGTCCGGTAAGCAATTAACGACACAATTTGAATTGAAAATTGAAGTTGTAGAACAGAATAATGAGTTCCTCATTCGCTTCATTTATAGTGATGAATTGTATGATAACGATACAATCAGTATGCTAATGAAATACTATTTAAATATACTCAAACATGTTCTTGAAAATAAGAAGATTTTGATTGAGGAAATGGTATTGGCATAACCAATTGACAACTAATCACCTGCCTTTGTACAATAATTTTGGAAAAAAGCTGATCATGGACAGATTTCAATAGTCTTTGATTGTGGCTGAAAATGAATCTTTTTAATAATTTAAGTTAATCATAATATATATGTGTGGAATTTGTGGCTTTGTAAAATTTAACCAGAATGTTTCTCAGGAAGACGAAAGCATTGTTCATGGTATGAATAATAAACTGAGACATAGAGGTCCTGATGCCCAAGAAGTACTTCTTTATGAAAATATTGCTTTCGGATTTAGCAGGTTAAGTATCATCGGGTTAGAAAACGGCATGCAACCTATGTCTAATGAGGATAATTCTTTGATCCTTATTTGTAATGGAGAGATCTTTAATTACTTAGAACTAAAAGAAGAATTAAAAAAATCGGGACATTCATTTAAAACAGATACTGATGTAGAAGTTATTCTGCATTTGTATGAAGATTATGGACCTGATTTTTTAAATAAGTTAAATGGGCAGTTTGCTTTTGCTTTGTATGATAAAAAAAGGAAAAGACTATTCTGCGTAAGAGATCAGATGGGGATTATTCCTTTCTTTTATACTTTTACCCAAAACACCTTCATTTTTGGATCTGAGATTAAATCAATTCTTGAACATCCTTTGGTAGTCAGAGAAGTAGATATGGTTGGTCTTGACCAAGTACTTACGTTTTCAGGACTAATCAGTCCAAGGACTATGTTTAAAAATATCCATAGTCTGGAAAATGGTCATTTCTTAATCGTAGATGAATATGGAAATATAAAAAAACAGGAATATTGGGACTTGATCTATCCAGAGGGAGAAAATGTTCCAGACGAAAAGCCAGAAAAATATTATATAGAAAAGCTAGAAGAGTTATTGGATAAATCAATAGGACTTCGTTTAAGGGCAGATGTACCTTCTGGGTTGTATTTAAGCGGTGGATTAGATTCGTCAATGATTACGATGAAAGTAAAGCAATTGCAACCGGATGTATGTAAAGAAGTATTTTCAATAGATTTTCCAGATTCAAATTTATCTGAGTCTGTATACCAGAACATAGTTGCAACTGCGAGTAATGCAAAGCTTAATAAAAAGACTTTCTTCTCGGAAGATATCAGCGAAAGACTGAGGCATTCTGTTTATCACAGTGAATGTCCAATAAAAGAAACCTATAATACAGCATCTCTTTCGTTATCTGAATCGGTGAGAGCTAAAGATATAAAGGTCATATTATCTGGTGAAGGAGCGGATGAATTGTTTGCAGGATATGTAGGCTATCGCTTTGATAAAATGAGAGCGTTAAATATGGTTGCAAATACGGCAAATGCTGAGGAGGAAAAATTGAGGGAAAGATTATGGGGGGACAAAACGTTCTTTTATGAACGTAATTACGGAGAATTTAATGAGGTGAAAAAACGTTTATATTCAAAACATATCAATTCATCGTTTGATGAAATAGATTGTCTGAATCATCCATTGGTTAATCTGGATAGATTGAAAAACAGGAATGTTCTGAATAAAAGGGCATACATTGATTATAAGCTGAGGTTAGTCGATCACCTGATCTCTGATCATGGAGATAGAATGGCGATGGCTAATTCTATTGAAGTAAGATATCCATTTTTAGATATTAATTTGGTTGAGTTTTCTACACAGGTTCCTGCTGAATTAAAATTGAAAGATTTAAATGAGAAATACATCCTTAAAAAAATCGCAGAAAAGTTTGTTCCCAAACAAGTAGTTGATAGAGAGAAGTTTGGTTTTATAGCTCCCGGAAGCCCATATCTGATCAAAAGAAATATTGAATTTATCAACGATACCCTTTCCTCAGATAGTATAAGAAAACAGGGTTATTTTAACCATACTGAAATTGAACAGTTGAAAAACAAGTATGGTCAAAAAGACTTTGCAATAAATATTCCTTTTGAGAGTGATCTGTTGATTACTGTAATCACTTTTGGTTTGTTCCTCGAAGAATATTTTTAGAACCATTATTGCTGCAGATACTTCTTGACGCAGAAAAAAATATCCATCATAAAATTTTATTAACAGAATTACAATTGCACTGGTAAGCATTCATTTTTGAATGGGTGTACTGCTGCAATTTGATTTTCATCCTAAACTCAAAAAAAGAATGTCTATGCGTTCATTGATTTTTCAAGAAAAATTGCTTAACAGCCTGAAACTAAATAAAGATCTGGTAGCCATCGAAGAAAATGATCAGTTTATTTCCTATGCTGAATTATCATCAGCGGCTAATAAAATTACCCGTTTTCTTTTAGATCAGCACCTGGAAAAGGAAACAATTGTAGGGATTTCAGTTGATACTAAATTCCAGCTGATCAGTAGTATCATAGGTATTGTGAATGCCCGTTGTGTTTTTGTACCGCTTGATTCTTCTTTACCCGATCACCGGTTGAAAGAAATGATTCATGCTATGAATATGAATTTCATTATTACTGCCGGGGGGAAACAATACAAAGAATCAATAACACAGTTAAATAGGATAAGCATAGAAGATATGCTGGTGCAAGAAGAACAAACTGTTCCTTTAATGCCTGTTGATTATCAAGAGCACGATAGCCTTTATATCTATTTTACTTCTGGGTCTACTGGAAAGTCAAAAGGTATTATCGGAAAGAATTCTAGTCTCTCCCAGTTTTTAGAATGGGAGATAGAGAAATTTAATTTTACCTCAGGTGGCAGATTCAGTCAGTTGATCAGTCCTTATTTTGATGCCTTTCTAAGAGATATTTTTGTACCCCTATTAACTGGAGGAACAATATGTATACACCCTGCGGATGAAGATTTCTTTAGCCTGGAGAAAATGACGAACTGGATTGATCAAAATAGAATCAATGTGATCCATTGTGTACCAAGTATGTTCCGTGTTATCAATGATCAAAGTCTGATCCCGGCGAAATTTCAGTTACTTACCCATGTTTTGCTGTCAGGAGAAAAAATAGTTCCTTCAGAGCTTACCAATTGGTACAATGTGTTTGATTCAAGGATTCAACTGGTTAATCTTTATGGGACTACGGAAACAACAATGATAAGAGCTTACTACGAAATTAAGCCGGAGGATGCCAGAAGTGCAAAAATACCAATCGGCTATCCTATAGCTGATACGGAACTCTTAATTAGTAATGCTGATTTCAAACCATGTCAACCACTTGTTCCTGGTGATTTATACATTATTTCAAAATATACAACCAAGGGATATCTAAACGATCCTGCGCTAACGGCAGAAAAATTCATCAAATTAAACGCAGGTACTCCAGAGGAAACAATTGCATTTAAGACTGGTGATAAGGCCAGAAGATTGGCCGATGGAAAAATTGATCTTTTAGGAAGGGATGATCGTCAGGTAAAGATAAGAGGCATCAGAATAGAACTGGATGAAATTGAACACCTCCTTTTAAAATCCTCATGGGTCAAAAATGCTATAGTTGTTTTTAATGCAAATGCTGAACCTGCAGCACAGTCTATTACCGCCTTTATTATAAGAAAGGATGAAATTATAACTGAGGGCCCAGTTGATGATCTGATAAAACAATATTTAAGTGATCATCTTCCTGCTTATATGTTGCCTTCGGCAATTATTGAAGTTAATGAGTTCCCCCTTCTAAGTAATGGGAAAACTAATATCAAAGAGCTGTTAAATTCTGTTATAAAGAAAGATATTGTGCTGCCTGCAAATGAGTTGGAATCCGAGCTATTAGTAATTTGGAAAGAGATTTTTGGGGATCATCCGATATCCGCTGAAGAAGGGTTCCAAAATCTTGGAGGAAATTCGCTGAGTATCCTTGCCTTAGTCAGTAAAATCTATAAGCAATATAATGTGCGTTTGTCATTAAGTCAGATTTTTAGTCATAATTCTATTCAAAAACAAGCTGTATTTATTGCCCAGATAGAAAAAGACAACAATTCGTTTACGTCTGTTTATTTATAAGCTTCATTATAATTTCATAGCCAACTTAT from Pedobacter sp. WC2423 carries:
- the asnB gene encoding asparagine synthase (glutamine-hydrolyzing), coding for MCGICGFVKFNQNVSQEDESIVHGMNNKLRHRGPDAQEVLLYENIAFGFSRLSIIGLENGMQPMSNEDNSLILICNGEIFNYLELKEELKKSGHSFKTDTDVEVILHLYEDYGPDFLNKLNGQFAFALYDKKRKRLFCVRDQMGIIPFFYTFTQNTFIFGSEIKSILEHPLVVREVDMVGLDQVLTFSGLISPRTMFKNIHSLENGHFLIVDEYGNIKKQEYWDLIYPEGENVPDEKPEKYYIEKLEELLDKSIGLRLRADVPSGLYLSGGLDSSMITMKVKQLQPDVCKEVFSIDFPDSNLSESVYQNIVATASNAKLNKKTFFSEDISERLRHSVYHSECPIKETYNTASLSLSESVRAKDIKVILSGEGADELFAGYVGYRFDKMRALNMVANTANAEEEKLRERLWGDKTFFYERNYGEFNEVKKRLYSKHINSSFDEIDCLNHPLVNLDRLKNRNVLNKRAYIDYKLRLVDHLISDHGDRMAMANSIEVRYPFLDINLVEFSTQVPAELKLKDLNEKYILKKIAEKFVPKQVVDREKFGFIAPGSPYLIKRNIEFINDTLSSDSIRKQGYFNHTEIEQLKNKYGQKDFAINIPFESDLLITVITFGLFLEEYF
- a CDS encoding amino acid adenylation domain-containing protein yields the protein MGVLLQFDFHPKLKKRMSMRSLIFQEKLLNSLKLNKDLVAIEENDQFISYAELSSAANKITRFLLDQHLEKETIVGISVDTKFQLISSIIGIVNARCVFVPLDSSLPDHRLKEMIHAMNMNFIITAGGKQYKESITQLNRISIEDMLVQEEQTVPLMPVDYQEHDSLYIYFTSGSTGKSKGIIGKNSSLSQFLEWEIEKFNFTSGGRFSQLISPYFDAFLRDIFVPLLTGGTICIHPADEDFFSLEKMTNWIDQNRINVIHCVPSMFRVINDQSLIPAKFQLLTHVLLSGEKIVPSELTNWYNVFDSRIQLVNLYGTTETTMIRAYYEIKPEDARSAKIPIGYPIADTELLISNADFKPCQPLVPGDLYIISKYTTKGYLNDPALTAEKFIKLNAGTPEETIAFKTGDKARRLADGKIDLLGRDDRQVKIRGIRIELDEIEHLLLKSSWVKNAIVVFNANAEPAAQSITAFIIRKDEIITEGPVDDLIKQYLSDHLPAYMLPSAIIEVNEFPLLSNGKTNIKELLNSVIKKDIVLPANELESELLVIWKEIFGDHPISAEEGFQNLGGNSLSILALVSKIYKQYNVRLSLSQIFSHNSIQKQAVFIAQIEKDNNSFTSVYL